In one Dama dama isolate Ldn47 chromosome 5, ASM3311817v1, whole genome shotgun sequence genomic region, the following are encoded:
- the SOCS3 gene encoding suppressor of cytokine signaling 3: MVTHSKFPAAGMSRPLDTSLRLKTFSSKSEYQLVVNAVRKLQESGFYWSTVTGGEANLLLSAEPAGTFLIRDSSDQRHFFTLSVKTQSGTKNLRIQCEGGSFSLQSDPRSTQPVPRFDCVLKLVHHYMPAAGAPSFSSPPAEPSSSPSSPSSEVPEQPPAQPLPGTPPRRAYYIYSGGEKIPLVLSRPLSSNVATLQHLCRKTVNGHLDSYEKVTQLPGPIREFLDQYDAPL, translated from the coding sequence ATGGTCACCCACAGCAAGTTTCCCGCCGCCGGGATGAGCCGCCCCCTGGACACCAGCCTGCGCCTCAAGACCTTCAGCTCCAAGAGCGAGTACCAGCTGGTGGTGAACGCAGTGCGCAAACTGCAGGAGAGTGGCTTTTACTGGAGCACCGTGACGGGCGGCGAAGCGAACTTGCTGCTGAGCGCCGAGCCCGCGGGCACCTTCCTCATCCGCGACAGCTCGGACCAGCGCCACTTCTTCACCCTCAGCGTCAAGACCCAGTCGGGGACCAAGAACCTGCGCATCCAGTGCGAGGGGGGCAGCTTCTCTCTGCAGAGCGACCCCCGGAGCACGCAGCCCGTGCCCCGCTTCGACTGCGTGCTCAAACTGGTGCATCACTACATGCCCGCCGCCGGCGCCCCCTCGTTCTCCTCGCCCCCCGCTGAACCCTCCTCCTCGCCCTCCTCGCCCTCCTCGGAGGTGCCTGAGCAGCCAccggcccagcccctccccgggaCCCCCCCCAGGAGAGCCTATTACATCTACTCGGGGGGCGAGAAGATCCCTCTGGTGTTGAGCCGTCCCCTCTCCTCCAACGTGGCCACTCTCCAACATCTCTGTCGGAAGACCGTCAATGGCCACCTGGACTCCTACGAGAAAGTCACCCAGCTGCCTGGGCCCATTCGGGAGTTCCTGGACCAGTACGATGCCCCGCTTTAG